AGTGGGACGCCCAACGCAATCATCTGGGCATGCACTCCTCATCATCTGCCTGAACCAACGGGTCACCAAACCTGCCTCGTGAGACTGTCTCGCGAAATTGCGCAAGAATGGCAGATATAGCGAAACTACAGGACGTAGGGTCAGTCTCGAATGCCGCTAACCTACGGAAACTGCGGGATAGTTCCGGCACATCCGAGTTTAGAGCGTTCGTAGGAGAGAGGACTGGTGGAGCCAAGGGGAGTCGAACCCCTGACCTCTTGCATGCCATGCAAGCGCTCTACCAACTGAGCTATGGCCCCGAACAGTTTCGGGCAGTCCCTGTCCCGCAATCCAGCCTGTACCAGAGTGCGGAAAGCGGCGCGTCATTGGACCGCGCCGCGCCTTGCGTCAAGCGGCGAATACGCCGCCATCTGCATCATGTGTCGAGGACGATATCCTCGTCGTCGTCATCATCCTCATCGTCATCATCATCGCCTTCGCCGGGCGGCAAGTCGTCCGCATCGTCATCATCGGCGACCAGAGCCGCATCTTCGTCCTCATCGTCCTCGAGATTGTTGAGGTCAGGATTTTCTTCGTCGTCGCCGTCCGCGCCGCCGATAATGGCAACATCATCGCCGTCGAGCTCGAGTTCTTTCGCTTCGACCTCTTCCTCATCGATATCATCTTCATCGAGCTCAGTCGCATCGACGACATCCTCTTCCTCATCATCATCCTCCGGCTTGGAGGATTTGAGTTGCGAGGCCGGGACGAGGCCCTGCTGATCCAGTTCGGCGGGATCGAAACTGTTCTTGCACATCGGGCAGACAGCCGGATTATTGTTCAAGTCGTAGAACTTGGCTTCACATTCGGGACAGGCCCGTTTGGTGCCGAGCTTTTCGGCCCGTTTTTCTTTTTTGGTCTTCGCAGCCGCCATGATCGCGTTCGCCTTCGGATGATGTGGGGCGGATATCCGTGCCGTCTGCAGGCTTGCAGTCCGGACGGGTCGGGCCTACGGCCCAGCTCCTGATAATTGGCGGGTCTTTAGCGGTCCCGCCCCCTCTGTCAACATGCACAACCGGGAACACGCAGTGAACCATCCGCCAAGACGCCAGAGTTCGAAGCCGCAATATCGCAGTCGCATGGCCGGACCGCTGCGCGGTCGTATTCGCGCCCCGGGCGATAAGTCGATTTCGCATCGCAGCCTGATCCTGGGGGCGCTGGCCGCGGGACGTACCACCGTCTCCGGCTTGCTGGAAGGGGCCGATATTCTTGCCACGGCAGAGGCGATGCGCGCGTTTGGGGCGGATATCGTCCGGGCTGGGCCGGGCGACTGGGCGGTTGACGGCGTTGGGGACCGTGGCCTGCAAACACCTGCGGATATCGTGGATTGCGGCAATGCCGGCACGGGCGTGCGGCTGATCATGGGTGCGGCCAGCGCCTATGCGCTGTGTGCGACCTTCACCGGAGATGAGAGTCTGCGCTCCCGGCCCATGAACCGCGTGCTGGATCCGCTGCGCCTGATGGGCGTGGCGGCAGAGGCGCAGGCGGGCGGACGCCTGCCCTGCACGCTTCGGTCCGACGGTGCGCTCACCCCTATCGATTACAGTCCGCCCAAAGCCTCGGCTCAGGTCAAGAGCTGTCTCCTTCTGGCTGGCTTGGGGGCGGCGGGCCGGACCACGGTGCGGGAGCTTCACGCAACGCGCGATCATACGGAAACCATGCTGGAAGCGTTCGGCGTTCCGGTCGAACGGGATGGCCTGTCGGTCACGGTCACGGGCCCAGCGCGTCTGTCGGCGACCCATATCGACGTGCCAGGGGACCCCAGCAGCGCGGCCTTCGCCGTGGTCGCGGCGCTGATCGTGCCGGGGTCCGACATTGTGGTGGACGGCATCATGCTCAATCCGCGCCGGACAGCGCTGTATGATGCGCTGATTGAGATGGGTGGGGACATCCGGTTCGAGAATGAGCGCGTCGTCGGCGGCGGCGAACGGGTGGCGAATATTCGCGCGCGCGCGTCGTCGCTGAACGGGATTGCCGTGGACCCGGCGCGCGCGGCCGATATGATCGACGAATATCCGATTCTCGCCGTTGCCGCCGCCGCCGCCCAAGGGGTCACGGTCATGAACGGCATTCACGAACTCCGCGTCAAGGAAAGCGACCGTATCGCCGCGACGGTCGCCCTGTTGCGCGCCAATGGCGTCACGGTTGAAGAACGCGAGGACGGGATGAGCGTCACGGGCGGGGCCGTTACTGGCGGCGGCACGGTGATCACCCATCACGATCACCGCATCGCCATGAGCGCGCTGGTGCTCGGTTGTATCGCGGACGCCCCCGTCATCATCGATGACGCATCCATGATCGCGACCAGCTATCCGGACTTTCTGGATCACATGCAAAGTCTCGGCGCCGCGATTGCAGAGGTGACCGGATAAAGCTTATAGTGCAACGTCTGTCTGCTGCAGCCCTCGCGTCTGGCTGGGCTTCCTTTGAACATGGTTTTTCCCGACCTCTCTCTTCGGCAACAAATGCTGGGGACGGTGGCATTGACGGTTTGGTTTGCAGGCAGGCGCTATCCTGCGGCTGAGAGCGGGTCATCAGCATCACGCTTGACGTGAACCCTGCATGTCAGGAACGACACGAGGCGCGGACTCTGCCCCGTGACCGGAGCAAAAGGAAAGTACCGTTTCGTCGCAAGGCCAAGCCCGCGCGGGTGGAGCGTGCTGGCACGCTCGCAGGCGGGTCTGTTCAGGATCGGTGTGTCGGCTGGAACGGTCTCACGGACGGCCCGTAACGACGGGCGACCCGCTCAAAGGCGCACGCTCTGCCGACAGGTCGCCCTGCCAGTCTCGCTGCGGCGCGCGGCTTGGGAACCCTGACAGCCAGCCTGCGGCCATCCCGTCCCACTTCACGATGTGTCCCGTGGTGACCGACCGGACCTTCCCCGGTTCAGCCATCGCAGGACAGGGCCGTTCAC
This genomic window from Algimonas porphyrae contains:
- the aroA gene encoding 3-phosphoshikimate 1-carboxyvinyltransferase: MAGPLRGRIRAPGDKSISHRSLILGALAAGRTTVSGLLEGADILATAEAMRAFGADIVRAGPGDWAVDGVGDRGLQTPADIVDCGNAGTGVRLIMGAASAYALCATFTGDESLRSRPMNRVLDPLRLMGVAAEAQAGGRLPCTLRSDGALTPIDYSPPKASAQVKSCLLLAGLGAAGRTTVRELHATRDHTETMLEAFGVPVERDGLSVTVTGPARLSATHIDVPGDPSSAAFAVVAALIVPGSDIVVDGIMLNPRRTALYDALIEMGGDIRFENERVVGGGERVANIRARASSLNGIAVDPARAADMIDEYPILAVAAAAAQGVTVMNGIHELRVKESDRIAATVALLRANGVTVEEREDGMSVTGGAVTGGGTVITHHDHRIAMSALVLGCIADAPVIIDDASMIATSYPDFLDHMQSLGAAIAEVTG
- a CDS encoding FYDLN acid domain-containing protein → MAAAKTKKEKRAEKLGTKRACPECEAKFYDLNNNPAVCPMCKNSFDPAELDQQGLVPASQLKSSKPEDDDEEEDVVDATELDEDDIDEEEVEAKELELDGDDVAIIGGADGDDEENPDLNNLEDDEDEDAALVADDDDADDLPPGEGDDDDDEDDDDDEDIVLDT